The stretch of DNA GGTTATAGACGAAGCTTATGTAGATTTTGCTGATTATTCAGCTTTACCTTTGGTTTTTGACTTAGAAAACCTTGTCATCCTCAGAACCTTATCCAAAGGATACTCCTTAGCTGGTTTAAGAATGGGTTTTGCGATCGCCAATCCTAAGTTGTTATCAGGTTTGTTTAAAGTTAAAGATAGTTATAACATTGATGCGATCGCTACTGCTGTCGGTACGGCAGCTATGAAAGATCAAGCTTACAAAAATGAATGTGCTAATCAAGTAAAGATTTCACGAACGAAATTAACCACAGACTTAAAAAATATTGGTTTTGAGGTTCTTAATTCTCAAGGTAATTTTGTTTTAGCAACACCCCAAAATAATAGTGCGGAGTATTTATATCAAGAATTAAAACAACGAGGTATTTTAGTTCGTTATTTTAAACAACCTGGTTTAGAAGATAAATTACGTATTACCGTAGGAACAGAAGCACAAAATCAAACTTTACTAGAAGCATTAATTTCTTTAATCAGATAGCAATTTTATTTCAACTAATTATTTGTACTTGATCCAAATCTAAAAACTAATTTTTGGCTGGTTACTTTTCTGTTGCACCAGCTTGTTGTAGTAACTTGACTATTTCCCCGTATTCATTAAATCTAGCTAGCATTAAGGCGGTATAACCACCACGGTTGCGGAGATCGAGTTGAACTTGATTGGTTTTGAGTAGAGTTTCAACAGCCTCAGTATAACCGCGATGACTTGCCCACATTAAAGCGCTTGCACCAGAACGATCTTGGATATTAACATCTGCACCAGCTTTAATTAGTTCCTCAATTATTTTAACTTGACCGCGATCGCAAGCTTGCATGAGAACTGTTTTGCCGTCTGGAAGTCTAGTATTGGGATTAGCACCTGCTGCTAATAGCATTCTGATAATCTGTTCGTTGTCGTGTGCCAAGGCTAAAGTTAAAGGTATTTCTTCTTGATTTTCTAGTTGGGGATTAGCACCGTGATTAATTAATAACTCTACAATTTCTTGATATCCTTGCAAACAAGCTATCATTAACGGAGTATCACCAATTTTATTGCGATAATCAACTTCTGCGCCTGCTTTTAGTAACGTAGCAACAAGATACCGATATCCTTCAACTGTAGCTATGTGTAAAGGTGTGTCTCCTTGTAAATCTGCCAAATTTGGATTAGCACCAGCTTTTAATAATTGTTGAACAATTTCTTGATTGCCATTGCTTGTCGCGATCGCTAGAGGAGTTTCTCCTGTGGTAGTGGTTAAATCTATTTCTGCACCTGCTGGTAATAAAATGTCAATAATCAAGGGATTTTCTGTTTCTGTAGCTAAAGTTAAAGGAGTTTCACCTTGCCAATCACGATTATTAATTGCTGCGCCAGCTTGAACTAATTCTTGCACTATTTCGGGTCGATTTGAGCCAATCGCTAGACTTAAAGGACTATCTCCATCGCGGTCGCAAATATTGATTTCTGCACCTGCTGCTACTAAAAGTTGCACTACTTGTAAATAACCACGATAAGCTGCGATCGCCAAAGCAGGAGTACCATCATCATTAACTTGGTTTAGATCTGCACCAGCATTAATTAAAGTTTTGACAACATCGATTTGATTTGCTGCTGCTGCCATCATTAAAGCCGTAATAAGGTGAGGTTGGTTGCTACAATTAACGTCTGCGCCAGCTTGAATCAGTAAATTGACAATTTCGCTATAACCTTTTTGAGCAGCATACATCAAAGCGGTAGTACTTTTTTGATCGCGCTCATTAGGATCTATGCCGTGATTCAATAACTCTTGCACTAAATCGCGATCGCCATTAATAACTGCTTGTAATAACGAAGTGTTTTGACTAAGAATCATCCCTATTACCCAACTCATAACCCTACTGTTTTCAGATTATGTCAGTTTGACAAACTTTTAATTAAGGTTTTTTGAAGGGCATAACTGTTAACTTTCTAATATTGCTTTATGTTAAGTTAAGTTTTATAAAAATTATAGATTAACTTGAGAAGAACACTATGGCACTAGAGATTCCTGACACAATTAAAACTTGGTCACAATTTGGTCATCCTATTTTAATGTGGGTATTATTGGGCTTGACAATTTATGCGTTATATCTTGGGATGCAAATTAGACGTACTCGCAACGCAGACAAAGAGGTTAGAAAAGAATTAGTTAAAAAGAATTTTAGTCTTAGACATCATCAAATTGGTTCAATTTTGCTAGCCTTGATGGTTTTAGGCACAATTGGTGGGATGGGAGTGACCTATATTAATAATGGCAAATTATTTGTAGGGCCTCATCTTCTAGCTGGTTTAGCTATGACAGGAATGATTGCTACTTCTGCTGCCTTAGTTCCTTATATGCAAAAAGGTAACGAATTAGCTCGTTATACTCATATTACTCTTAATGTTGTTTTGTTAGGTTTGTTTGGTTGGCAAGCCGTCACTGGAATGCAAATTGTCCAAAGAATTATTGAAAAAATGGCTTAATTTATTAAGAATCATTGGTCATTGGTAATTTACACTGATGACCAGTAATAATTAAATGGGTTCATTGTTTTGTTGAGACCTACGGTAGTGCGCTTCGCTTAGGTTGATGGTTGATTATTTGTCCCTCATAATTAGTAATTAGTAATTAGTAATTAATAACTGGTCACTGTAAAAGCCAATGTTGAAGCTGATTATTTTCTTCAATTAGTTGAGAATTAAAAGATACTTGTTCAAGTGTAGTATTGGGTTTGGGACGAATTCTTAAAAGATAATAACCATTCATTCCTGTTGCTGGTAAAGTGTATTTTTCTGTTTTAATTTGACAATAATTTAGGGGTAAACTAGAGCGGTCATAAATAGTAAAATAAATATCGTAATCTTGAATTAAAGAATTGCTAAACTCTAGTTGTAAGGTTTGAGTTTTAGTTAAATAATTATAGAAAAATTCTGTAGCTGGCGCACCTACTGGTAAAAATTCGTATCTGACAAAAGATTCTGGTAACCATTTTCGTAACTTAAGAATAGTAAAAATATAATAGTGTAAACTCAAGTAAAACCAGTTTTTGGCTTGAATTAAATTGTGATAAAAATCATTAATATTATTGGGAACATCCGTAGCGGAAACAAAATCTTGGTTATCTATTTTAATAGCAGGTAAATTAATACTATTGCGCCAATTATAA from Stanieria cyanosphaera PCC 7437 encodes:
- a CDS encoding ankyrin repeat domain-containing protein encodes the protein MSWVIGMILSQNTSLLQAVINGDRDLVQELLNHGIDPNERDQKSTTALMYAAQKGYSEIVNLLIQAGADVNCSNQPHLITALMMAAAANQIDVVKTLINAGADLNQVNDDGTPALAIAAYRGYLQVVQLLVAAGAEINICDRDGDSPLSLAIGSNRPEIVQELVQAGAAINNRDWQGETPLTLATETENPLIIDILLPAGAEIDLTTTTGETPLAIATSNGNQEIVQQLLKAGANPNLADLQGDTPLHIATVEGYRYLVATLLKAGAEVDYRNKIGDTPLMIACLQGYQEIVELLINHGANPQLENQEEIPLTLALAHDNEQIIRMLLAAGANPNTRLPDGKTVLMQACDRGQVKIIEELIKAGADVNIQDRSGASALMWASHRGYTEAVETLLKTNQVQLDLRNRGGYTALMLARFNEYGEIVKLLQQAGATEK
- a CDS encoding DUF4079 domain-containing protein, with the protein product MALEIPDTIKTWSQFGHPILMWVLLGLTIYALYLGMQIRRTRNADKEVRKELVKKNFSLRHHQIGSILLALMVLGTIGGMGVTYINNGKLFVGPHLLAGLAMTGMIATSAALVPYMQKGNELARYTHITLNVVLLGLFGWQAVTGMQIVQRIIEKMA
- a CDS encoding DUF6208 family protein, with product MNNIVLIGEITLALLSFIFYKIMKFLIGNLFTLYLATNKKKASQWRVLSQETINSFLSLPVLMTKGPRWNTHAIIGTLGPFAVQKSISIDLQSANNSAGSWIAVVYSFPTYRTITSLESHQINSTKSWQSIELKPGKYSLGLRYYNWRNSINLPAIKIDNQDFVSATDVPNNINDFYHNLIQAKNWFYLSLHYYIFTILKLRKWLPESFVRYEFLPVGAPATEFFYNYLTKTQTLQLEFSNSLIQDYDIYFTIYDRSSLPLNYCQIKTEKYTLPATGMNGYYLLRIRPKPNTTLEQVSFNSQLIEENNQLQHWLLQ